In Phycisphaerae bacterium RAS2, the DNA window GTGCGCTTTTATTGCCGAGAAGGCCCGAGGCGCATCGCCGAAGGCGTCGTAACTCGGATCACCGGACTATTTGAACCTCGCCCAGCTTCCTAGCGGTTGCTGCGCGGCTCACGACGAGCGACGGTAACCACTGAATAAGCGGACACGGCCATTCACTCGAATCCCGCTGGCTCCATCGGTGGGCAGTGCCCACCCTACAACTACTGCCGTCCATTGCCCCGTCGGGGCTTGTCCCACCTCGCCCTAGCGAATTCGCCTCGTCGGGCACGGTTGGGAGGGTCGGCTCGCCCCGTGGCCAACCGCCCCGGTTTGCGATAAAATCCTGATTGACAAGCGCTAACGGTTAAATACAATCGCGGGGTTAGCGGTTGGGTTATCCGGTTGTCGTCTCACGCATGGCCAGCGTAACCTTGACGGACGTGACGAAGGTTTACCCGGGCGGCGTGAAAGCGGTCGACCGGGTCAATCTGTCCATTGGCGATCGGGAACTGGTCGTGCTCGTCGGGCCCTCGGGCTGCGGCAAGAGCACGACGCTTCGCATGGTTGCCGGTCTGGAGGAGATCAGCGGCGGGGCGATCCGCATCGGTGAGCGGGTCGTGAATGACGTGGCTCCGAAGGATCGCGACATCGCGATGGTATTTCAGAACTACGCCTTGTACCCGCATATGTCGGTGTACAAGAACATGGCCTTCAGCCTCAACCTTCGCCGGCGCGAGTTGGGGCTGTCCAAGGCCGACATCGACAGGAAGGTCCGTCAGGCCGCATCGACGCTGGGCATCGAAGCCCTGCTCGATCGCAAGCCGCGGGCCTTGTCCGGCGGGCAGCGGCAGCGTGTCGCGGTCGGCCGGGCGATTGTGCGAAGCCCGAAGGCGTTTTTGTTTGACGAGCCGTTGTCAAACCTCGACGCCAAGCTTCGGGTCGAGATGCGAAGCGAGATCAAGCGGCTTCAGCGTCAGTTGAAGACCACGACGATCTACGTGACGCACGACCAGGAAGAAGCCATGACGCTGGGCGACCGCGTCGTGGTGATGAAGGACGGCATCATCCACCAGGCGGCCCCGCCGCTCGAGGTGTATGAGC includes these proteins:
- the sugC gene encoding Trehalose import ATP-binding protein SugC: MASVTLTDVTKVYPGGVKAVDRVNLSIGDRELVVLVGPSGCGKSTTLRMVAGLEEISGGAIRIGERVVNDVAPKDRDIAMVFQNYALYPHMSVYKNMAFSLNLRRRELGLSKADIDRKVRQAASTLGIEALLDRKPRALSGGQRQRVAVGRAIVRSPKAFLFDEPLSNLDAKLRVEMRSEIKRLQRQLKTTTIYVTHDQEEAMTLGDRVVVMKDGIIHQAAPPLEVYERPANRFVAAFVGMPPMSFLEGRLATDGGKRSFTDGRETIPLSPRVAQCVADRADGPIVIGIRPDAFSPRPHGGSDAADGNNARLAVTISLVEPLGDRKDVYMTTSAGHRLVGRVDARSGLQEGQEVSMFIDMNRVHLFETGETGRNLTAAASAKNASKESGRAE